In Myxocyprinus asiaticus isolate MX2 ecotype Aquarium Trade chromosome 12, UBuf_Myxa_2, whole genome shotgun sequence, the DNA window AACTATGAGGTGTAGAAAGTTTCAGCCTTAAGTTTAAGatgtaaagaaaaaaagtaaaaaatcttCCATTGATATACATTGATAGAATGTACAGCATTCAacaaaaatgtaacaacaaaGGCATCATTGCAATATATGCATACtgatttgcgatttaaattttctTCCTTCCATATATTTCACCATTTATAGCCACCTTTACACTACACAGTGACTATATAGTGATTCTTGTGTGTAGAGACAACAAGACCCATGTTTAATGTCATAAGTCTCATGGAAATGGTGAAGAGCCTCTGATGCAGATTTACGTTTATACAGAATCAAAGTATAAAACCTAAGCTCACCTAAAACTTTAAGTGGCATTCAGACCAAATGCATTAGGgtattaaaaaaagctagacagaacaacgaatggaacagaatgcagctgtCTTGAGAAACGTTTGTAAATGCATCCTTAAAGCATGGCGCTCCTGTGCAAAATGCTTAATAAACAGCAAGACacagcgcaatggtcaaagacgtctgtctaacAGCGCAGACGGACAAAAATCTATTCTTTTTGAATGGCCCCTAACGCTATTCTTAGGCAGCCTTGCAAGTACTgatattttcttcaggaaatgcaaatttaGTTAATATATCCATTTATTTAGTAATAGTTACACCTTTATTTGCATGTACATACTATTGTACAATTTCTAACAATGTTTTGGGGTCCAATGGGGTTCAGTTAAACTCTGTGAGATCAATAGTACCTGCTCTGGAAAGCCATCCATACTCTTCTGGCCTTTAGTCTGGATGAAGCAGCGGGCACTCTGTGGCCGGGGGCTGGTGGTGGTAATGGGCATAGGCAGAGGTGACTGGTACTGCTGAATAGATACCTTGTTGATGGCCCCCTCATACTGCTGGTCTCGTGCCGTCCGGTGGGCTGTGTTGGCTGAGGCCATCATCATAGTTTGTTGTTGATGGGAATTGTGAACGCCAGGCTGTGGGCAAACACCAGGCAATTATATGATAATGTAAAGTCAAGGTCATATAATTTTCATTCAAGCAAGTGCTTCTATATCAGTACTTGAAAAACAAAACCAGATGTATCAACTATACAGGACTGCTAATGACTTGCTGTTTTCACTATTAgatgtattaatataattttcactTAAATTTTTCATAGCACTAAGTATGTCATGCTCATACTTTCATCAAAAGCAAAATTTCCCACAGTATTGAGTGACAACCTTAAGACATTCACTGACAGACTGAGGTTGCTAAGGAGACCAAGCAGGAACACAGTATTGTGAAAAAAATCACGACAGCAGGTAGTAATTAACCTTGGAATTTGAAAAAATTAACATGGCAATCATGATATAACAGAGATGTATATCTCACAGAGAATAGGTTGAGCCAAAGGAAACTAAAGAGTTGAGCATGACAGGGTTTAATACTTCTAGACGTGTGGGTGTCTTTCTAAAAAATGTATCGTGGAAACAATAAAAGTATAATGAGATCCAGACAAATGCAATGAATCACTTCAGATCAGCATGGCTTATAAAAGAAACAGGACCATTTTAGCAGTGAGAAAGTTTTACCATAATTGTTGACTATTTACCTTATTTATCTATGACCAGTTAAGACTTTTTACATTGTATTGTTCATTCAGTTTCCTGGACGGGatgtaaatgtaacatttctTGTTCTTGCACAGCTAAAAATAAAGAACTAATTAGAGCGCAACTATAGAGTTCcggaaataaacatttaattctccATAGACCTCCGATGAGCTTCAAGATTGTTAAGTGATgaagatacagtatatgcttctGTAAAAGCCACAAGTCAGTGTTATTTTTAAGCttcataaaaacataatttgaaaaaaatcaatcGGAATCAATGGAATCGATTGCTAAATTCccagtgaagaactacacaaCCCATAATCCTgaggagagatccaccaatcataaAAGTTGCACTTACCATGGACACAGAAATCACGCTAAAATAGATCACAGTGATGACCCACTCCCATTCAACATATTGTATATAAAGATGTAATTGAGTCTCTCTGTACTTTCCAATTActtatatatttggatttatctaaatattttgttttttattacgtGTGCTATGACCAATCAGTGTCATcggaaaaatacaaaacaatcgCTGTTATCAAAAAATCAACTATACCTTTTTCATGACGTTCATGTTCTCTGGTGGCACATCTCTTCGACCCAGTGAATATGGGGCCCACTGGCTAGTTGGGGAAACCACCTCTTGTCCATTAtctaaaatattgctctgttgtGAAGGTGTCTGTAATGATATAGTGCTGTCAGCAACTTGTGATGCAAGCAGTTTTCAGAACAGTGGTCTGAAATGATACTGCTAtgtgcttgtttttgtttttaagacaCTCCCTTAAAATTGTAATTATCAGCTGAAATTTTCAAGAGTGTCCTAGccattttgttttccacataatgaaagtaaatgaggacTGCAGTGGTCCATATGAATTGTATGCTAAATTTCAAGTCCTCTGAAGTgatatgtgaggaacagatcgaAATGTTAGACATATTCACTGATCATCTTTCTTTCCATTGAGCTGTTAAATCGAGAACCGCTGCGACAGGATCATTGAATGTGTTGAACACGAGAattggatcagtctgatttttaaatgaaTCTGTCAGATTGTGAACTGGATCAATCGATTCAATGAAAAGATTCAAAAGAGTCAAAGcatcattttaaatgtttgattgCAAGTTAAGTGTATATAAGAGGGAGGGAGAGATGCAACAAGAAGTAATTtctaacctggtctcatagaactATTTTACTATACCTcaatttttgtaaaattatttttacatgactCTTGTACAAATTACAGCAGCTTCtatgtgaaataaacactagagacaCTACAACCAAGacttttcttcactttcacacaaatcacgagtaaaacggcacattatcagttcataaacaattatttttcgctctgttcctcaccgaatgctatcttatgacacttttactatagcacatgacttgtaaggcgatatattttaatgtttgcattacataaccaaccacATTTATGAGTTTATTCAAGTGCGATCAAGTTGAACGATAGCTCATCTggtagagtgttgcacttgtaaCACGAAGGACCGGGATACAAGTCCAGAAGAGCATAAAGAGTCAGCAAGTGAGTCAAAAGTAtcattaggtttagggtagggaggtaggttttgttgtttAAAACTCGACAGAGTATTAACCTTAGAGCATcatatttaacttgcttttagtgtgactcagtggacatttcaactcAGAACTGCCATGATTTGTgaaatgaaccacgtaatgtcattggcaaacattttgccacagtcatgtaatttgcatgagatcaggctggtaatTTCATAATTTGTCAGCATCTTTGTTGTCTGACAAAGAATGCCTTGTTCTGTGAGTTGAGTACAGAGGACAACTCTAGCGCAGACTAAACACAAAGACTGAGCACATACAACAGAAAACACCTAAATATGTTTTACATTACAGTGAGAGACAGTGTCTAGCCTGGAACTCAGAGCAGGTGAAGGGTTACATTTGTGGTTAACTGTGAAATGTGCTAGATGGCCTgcctaaagaccccatgaaatcagaaacttcctgtttcaataggaaatatgtcaacacagaaaaGTAAACTGTGCACATCATCCATTTCATGAGATCTTTAATTGCTTTTAGAGAGACTATTCTACTGTATATTAGCTGGCAAAATTATTATATTACCATTGTTTTAGAAGTTAAAGCAGAGGCTTTAAAAAGAGGGTCTTCAAGGAGAgatctttaaaatatataaatgttcatATAAATGTTACTTCTTCATGCTGAAACTGGGGCTGAAGTTGCTTCATACTCACATTTGGTAGAGGTAGCCACTGAGTTGTTTGGTTTTCATGCTTTGTGTTATTGTAAAAGTTTATTGTCATGCTTCTGCTGGCATGCGGTGCAGCATAGCCTCCAGAGTACAGCATGCCGAAGTTTACTGTGTTGTGCTTAAGGACAGCACTCTGATTGGAGGGAAACAACCACATGACATGAGTGAATGGGTGTGTCACACATAAAGGTcaaaggtggggggggggtacACTGCACTGCACCACACACACCGCTGTAACAGAGTGAGTAAGCTTGACAAACAGAACAACATTACTGCTAACATGACACATTAGAGATACACAGCAATTGCATTTGCATAATAGTCTCAACAGCAGAGTGCAAATGTGACAAAATTTTGTGAACAATGAAGTATGCTGTAGTATTGTGTTCCACAAACACAGAAAGAAAGGCTCACCACCTAACTGCACGTCACAAAACGTTGCATGTACTTAACTGTCTGAATCTCACGaagaaatgtcctggtcatatttcacccccaaatccaaagaatacattttgcataataaaacctaCAGCATGAAATCTATTTTTAGTACCATTAAGATTTCTTGCATTGTGACaactattttcatgacaattaaacacttTCCCCCAAATCTCATTATcgaaatgcaataataataataaaaataaaataaaaaatctcattactgtaatacaaataaaaatctcatTCTTATTTCTATAGTAGAGTAATGAAAATGATCCTGTTTGGACACAATGATTTGCataacataaattaaattcattgaAGTAAAcagaccctaccatctgtgtgcctcagcataaatcattattcatcagaccaggctacatttttacagtcttcaactgtccagatTTGGCGAGCTTATGCCCACTGcggcctcagctttctgttcttggctgacagaggtggaacccgatgtggtcttctgctgttgtagcccatctgcttcaaggtttgacatgttgtgcattctgagatgctattctgttcactacaattctacagagtggttatctgagttactgtagcctttctgtcagcttgaaccagtctggccattctccgttgacctttctcatcaacaaggcatttccatccacagaacatatatatattacagaaaTAAGGACTGATATTTGAGAGGTGTGTGCTTGATTTTCAagaaaatgcaaaatgtaaacaaaaaaaaaaacaaaaaaaatcttaatggtcctaaaaaataaataaataaaataaataaaaaaaaaagcttaattttcttattgcaatataaattaatttttgatatatatatattttttattttggggtgaaatatgacctggacatttcctGAGAGTTTAATTGAAATTCACCCAACTGTTCATTTGGCTATACAATAATTAGTGTCATTTAGTATGTCCctaatatttaaaacaaacacaacaagtTGTAGATATTGAAATAATACAGTAATATAGGCCTTTTTATTATAAAATCATATTAAGCGTATATTCTAATATTGCACTGAGGTATCAACTCATTACTGAGATCTCAATTATTACCAGTAAACATGAGAgtgatataatttatttatttgaaaaactttGGGGGTTATATCATTTTATATATCCAAGCTAACAAAGACTTTTGTAGAAGCTGTAAATCAGGCAAAGTTCTGTATATTCTTATAATCATGAGTCATAAAATTGTCAACAGAAATATAGCAACGTACGATCAAGCTTGCTTACTCACCCGGTCTAGCCTCTTTGCTTCTATGTGTCTAAGTAGTTGTTGTCTCCAATCTACTGGCATTTTGGAGCTTATGtcctcttgtttttgaggaaCAGGTCTCAACTTCATATCAGCTTCAGGGCTCTTCTCAGTGCATGCAATATGATTGTAATCTGAAGGCATTTTTTCCAGCAGTGCAGCCATGGTGGGTCGGGCAGACACTGGCCTTGCCTGAGATGCCCCATATGTCTCTGTGCTGTAGCTCCTTGCAGACAGGGGGCGGCGTTGCGTCAGACTCTTGGTGGGGTAACCCATGATGGGCTTTTTGGTCTCTTGATAAGATGAATAATCTTCTTCATACCTACCATTTCTTTTGTGGAACTGTGTGTCAGAAATGGTAGACAGGCTGTTCTGTTGTTCGAGCATGCTCTTGATCTGTTGTGGCCTGTTATAGTGCTCAGCTAGCTGGAGCTCCTGGTTCTCAGCTACTCTGCGGAATAATGCCATCTCTGTTGAACTTACCAGAGAATCAGCTCGCCGCAGGAATCCTGGCCTGGAACACTGGGGCTGGCCAGAGAGCTGGGAATTAACAGCATCATCAGTGACAGTGGATTGAGAAAATGAAAACATCTGTTCCATTGGTGAATAGCCCCGGTAGCCCCTTGGGCTTACAAGCTCCTTTGGCAACATCTTGCCAGGTTGGTTGACATATTCAGGGGTGTTGGGGAATGGCGGAGGAACTCTCCTCTCTCCTTTCATAAGATCCATGGCTCCTTGTGGGTTGAAGCTTTGGTCAAAATGGTAAACTTTCTTTGGGATGGCAGGCTTCTGCTGCTGAGAGCTTTTATTCAAACCGTAGCCATCCAGATCATCGTCCAGCATGGGAGCTGATTGGCTTCGGGACATGCTCTGTTCCAGAGGTAAAGGGAGGTCTGCTCTATCAACACTTCCCTGATTTTCTATGCTAGAACTGTAGTTGTCCAAGGGGATGCTGTAAACCTTGTAGGATCCAGTATCAATTTCATCTATGCTCTGTGATTTCTTAAATTTTGCTTTGACCTCCTTCATCATTGGCGAAAGTCTCTCAGAACTCTTGCTAACAACCAAAGTGCTTCCTTTGTTTGGTTCTTTTCCACCCTGAACATGTGAAAAAAGGTTGGGATGACCTCGTCCCATCCCTGAGTCTGTGGAATCAAGAAACCCCCAGTTTCTTGTTGATGGAAAAGTGCTGGGTAGTGCTCCTATCTCCTGTTCGAAGTCCTTGCGGTCAGGGTTGGGGCTGTTAGCTGGAGTAATTTCCAGCTTGGAAGGGAAAGCTGTCCTGTCCTCGAAGGGACTGGGAGTCCTCGTCCAGTTCTGCCAGGGGTTAGAGGGAGGAGGCACTTCAGTTTCAGGGGTGTTACGAACTGTGTGGAAAGTGTGTTGCGATTGGTCGAGCTCTAAGGGAACTCCCACGATGCGCTCTTGTCTCATGAGAGGCCTTCGCCCATGTGCTGTTGAGGCACTCCGGGGCTTGGAGCCCAGCATGGGGTTGCCAGCACTGCTGCTTGGGGTATTAAGAGGTGTCTCCTCTGCGACAAAACCTGTGTTATCGTAGTGGGGGGCATCGTTCCAGCTGTCGAAAGTGTCACTGAGTGGTCGCCTCTCACCTCGCTGCTGCAGCGTGCTTGAAGGTGGTGTTGCCCTCTGGCTCAGAAGGGGCTTGGTTTCAATGGGCTTTGGGAAAGACTGAGCCAGCCTGTTAAGATATCCAGATAAAATACATCTGAGATTTTATCCAGGCACTACATGGAAATAATCAAAGTTCaccaacttaaagggataattcacccaaaattgaaaattctctcatcatttactcactctcatgccatcccaggtgtgtatgactttctttcttcagctgaacacatttgaagaaaagtagaaaaatatctcagtaggtccttaaaatgcaagtgaatggtgattagacctttgaaactccaaaaatcacagacagtcagcataaacctcatccatacgactccagtggttaaattaatgtcttctaaagtggtaCAGTTCTTTTGTCTTTTGGTGTGACAAAGATCAGTATTTCAGTACTTTAACTATAAACTATcccttccggtcagcagcagtatactCATTTACGAGAGCACTGagttcacgcggtctctcgtgtgatgaatTGTAGTTGGCATGTTATAGACATAATCTCATAtttttctcttggttgagacatccaggataagcacacaaatgcaccattgtgagtaaacaaacagattcaaatacagatctaaaccaaaaccaacgaagcttctgtacagcgttcctccaaCTCAGTTGTAAAAAttgctgctcttccgggtgtgtcgcacatACGTCAGTTCTCACGTAAAAATGCCAAcatgattacgtcacacgcgcatactgttgctgaccggaagcaatgcttaatagttaaaaagtacttaaatatgaaTCTTTTTTTACACCAAAAGTGGTcgtgtcacttcagaagacatttatttaagtgttatatggatgacgtttatgctgaatgtctgatctttttggagcttcaaaagtctgatcaccattcgcttgcattttaTGGATGTACTGAACTAAGATACAGtattttcaaatgtgttctgctgaagaaagaaagtcatacacacctgggatggcatgagggtgagtaaatgattagatgaatgagatgaattttcatttttgggtgaactaaccctttaatttaaTACCATAAGTCAGTTCAAATTCGCTCATGTGCTTGTTGCTTGCTATTGCTATTTttcatccaaagtgatttacaataCACTAACTGTAGGCATAATGCCCCTTGAGTAACTTGAGAATAAGTactttgctcaagggcacaatggcaATATTGCAGGTTTGGGATATTAGTGGAATGTCATCCTTtgtgtaaacattaaaaacaaattcggctacccagaaaaaaatatcattatactttgtgaaataatatGTTACTATGAATGACCACCTTTTGCTgtttgtattatgttttattttagctgATGCAGAAGCAAACAAGTTTTGAATAATGCAATGTTGGGGACCAAATATTGCAAAACCTGTGCCTCCAACTCTCTCAATATACTATGTCTTCTAATTTGTATTTGAATAACATAAAGTGCTGAGAAGTAAGACAAGTCCTGTAATATCACAGTGGTAGACTGAACTGCAATGCTaatcaaacacattttcaatgtttATAAAATTTTGCCCATTTAATACTTCTGCAAGGTTCTCAAAACAGATATCTCTCAAAGAGCTCTTCTGAACAGGATTATTTGAAGTTGTTGAGCAGTACtaatttaataaaaccttttcTGAGAGCAACATTTTCACTGCAGAAGGATTTTAACTCTAGTGCAGTTTTAAAGTTGCACTTTATTGATGATGATAGCAAGAGTCATACTGCTatcaatgactttttttttttgaatgaattcattttaatatttaaagaaatgtaaaaagcACCTTCAGTATAATAAAAAAGGTAATAACAACACCATGAATGGCGTACGAGACACCTCTGCATTCCCCTTTAATCAAATAAACTCTGATTAGATTTGCCTATCTAGAGCAGTCTTTACACTGCAATGGAAGCCCCACTTGAAGCAGCATAGTATACTGTTTAGTGGGGTCCAAAattctgagaccacattaaaaatatgggattacttttttaatttaaacctGAAATTAAACAAAGTTTTGGGATGAGGATTTAGGAATTTTTAATCCCTAATCAAATGAAAGCAAATTTTTGACATAATACCCCAGTAAACatgatttattataaaaatgaatCTGGACTATTGGCAGATATTAGTctgattatatcaaaacactACTCTCGCAAATCAGTTTTGGGCCACCCAAAAGTCTTTAAGATGGACAACTAAACTAATGGATCAACTGTCATAACATACTGTATGAGTGGACAGATGGTCTAttagtttatattaataaatagtgGCAGTGATGAAATTGTTGCCAACCTGTTGGTCCAGTGAGTCTGTGATGGGCCCTCTTTCCCAGAAGTTTGCAGATTACCGACATTTCCTGGTGGATTTGAGGAACCAGATGATCCCTGGGAAGGTGAGTAGTCGGAATAAGTGGCAGACGATCCACTGTTGTTCAAACAATGAATTTTCTCTGGCTCAGACTCATCGGTGGActctaaatgcatttaaaaaacaagGTTGGTGAGGATTCACTGTGTAAAATAAggtaaaataatttaattgcaaGAACAATAGGTCTATTTTTGTCACAGCATAAACCCCAATTCTTGTGTTTCACACAACaattaattattctgcagtgtTCCCCAGTTCAAATGCACAATACAATGAACGGTACTACAGAACAACAGATTTTATCTTTAGTTAGAAACAGCAATAGAGAAATAGGGAATttcttgaaaaatataaaaaatccttGAGGCAGCTAACATAAAAGTTAAATGATCTCTAATGCCAGTTAAGATTCTGAGCGAATAGAGCTGATAAACATAAGAACAAGTAaaagacaataataaaataaacctaGAAAGATGAACTCTTGAGTGTAGGTTCAACTACCTTTTTTAGCTTATACTGTCTCACCAACCTTTCTTTTCCTTGCCCAGCAACACAACCTTTGGCTTGTACATAGGAGGCTCTACCAAAGTTGGCCTCATGTCAGAAATGCGGATATCATTAGGGGAGCCTCCCATGGAGTCCTGTAAAAAACAAGGATCAAATtctcattaaattaaaaaactacataaaatgactgaaaaaccAGGAACACTGGGGTGTGTTTTCCTGCAATCGAATTAAAATCTCTTATTTAAAAACCCAGTTTCTCAGGTCTAATCAGAGTACACAAACTGTTAGTATTAACAGTATTAAAAGTGACCATCATTTGTAATCTGATTTATGGTcacaaatcaaataaatgtaaataaaaatcatttattttcaaatatcaaaattgacaattaaatcaataaatgttgaTAATACAAACACTGTAGATGGTTGAAAAATCATCAATGTAGAATATAAGAAAATCTGTTTGCCTTATTGCATATTAGATAAAACTTTATTTGACAGGCTAACAGCTTTAAATTaacataattttgtttaaaaacatgtttAGAAAGAATCAGAATAGCCAGAAtgtacagacattttttttttttaatgtagaaaGGTTAAACCTGTAAAATGTAGCTAATATATAGGTTTTGTAAGGTTAAAGACTTACAGGGATGAATCACTCATCCGCATATTTTTCCATACTTTTTCCATCCCTTATTACATTACAGTGACAGTTATGTCACTGGCCCCAAATGACCTCCAGGTTCAACAAAACTAAAGCTGAGAAATATATTAGAACATTGTGTGATCTCACACCTCAACATCAAGTTGAGAGTCATCATTAGTAATATATAGACTGTTATGATTCACATGCCTTGTCCTGGCTTGTCTGGTCAAAACCACAGAAGCAAAACAGCAGCTTCCACCTCCCTCTCA includes these proteins:
- the LOC127449388 gene encoding leucine-rich repeat-containing protein 7-like isoform X18 codes for the protein MDNYSTLPLQCLEMTTKRKFIGRLVPCRCFRGEEEVISVLDYSHCSLQQVPKEIFSFERTLEELYLDANQIEELPKQLFNCQALKKLSMPDNDLSNLPTTIASLVNLKELDISKNGIQEFPDSIKCCKCLSVVEASVNPIAKLPDGFTQLLNLTQLFLNDAFLEYLPANFGRLSKLRILELRENHLKTMPKSIHRLSQLERLDLGSNEFSELPEVLEQIHSLKELWLDNNSLQTIPGSIGKLRQLRYLDLAKNRIESLDADISGCESLEDLLLSSNMLQQLPDSIGKLKKLTTLKVDDNQLTSMPNTIGSLSLLEEFDCSCNELESLPPTIGYLHNLRTFAADENFLAELPREIGNCRNVTVMSLRSNKLEFLPDEIGQMTKLRVLNLSDNRLKNLPFTFTKLKDLAALWLSDNQSKALIPLQTEAHPETKQRVLTNYMFPQQPRHDEDYQSDSDSFNPTLWEEQRQQRMTVAFEFEDKKEEEDNSGKVEINLKRYPTPYPEDLKNMVKSVQNLVGKTTHPLNTEKCSSGTNMELHSQDKYEPKWPMAPKEVTEREVKDFSKPPMSEQGAILNSAIDIPKRKDKEDLTESSEISLHRVVPKPQQPENTSLAVTSSSCFCLIDSMGGSPNDIRISDMRPTLVEPPMYKPKVVLLGKEKKESTDESEPEKIHCLNNSGSSATYSDYSPSQGSSGSSNPPGNVGNLQTSGKEGPSQTHWTNRLAQSFPKPIETKPLLSQRATPPSSTLQQRGERRPLSDTFDSWNDAPHYDNTGFVAEETPLNTPSSSAGNPMLGSKPRSASTAHGRRPLMRQERIVGVPLELDQSQHTFHTVRNTPETEVPPPSNPWQNWTRTPSPFEDRTAFPSKLEITPANSPNPDRKDFEQEIGALPSTFPSTRNWGFLDSTDSGMGRGHPNLFSHVQGGKEPNKGSTLVVSKSSERLSPMMKEVKAKFKKSQSIDEIDTGSYKVYSIPLDNYSSSIENQGSVDRADLPLPLEQSMSRSQSAPMLDDDLDGYGLNKSSQQQKPAIPKKVYHFDQSFNPQGAMDLMKGERRVPPPFPNTPEYVNQPGKMLPKELVSPRGYRGYSPMEQMFSFSQSTVTDDAVNSQLSGQPQCSRPGFLRRADSLVSSTEMALFRRVAENQELQLAEHYNRPQQIKSMLEQQNSLSTISDTQFHKRNGRYEEDYSSYQETKKPIMGYPTKSLTQRRPLSARSYSTETYGASQARPVSARPTMAALLEKMPSDYNHIACTEKSPEADMKLRPVPQKQEDISSKMPVDWRQQLLRHIEAKRLDRSAVLKHNTVNFGMLYSGGYAAPHASRSMTINFYNNTKHENQTTQWLPLPNTPSQQSNILDNGQEVVSPTSQWAPYSLGRRDVPPENMNVMKKPGVHNSHQQQTMMMASANTAHRTARDQQYEGAINKVSIQQYQSPLPMPITTTSPRPQSARCFIQTKGQKSMDGFPEQLCVRIEKNPGLGFSISGGISGQGNPFKPSDMGIFVTRVQPDGPASNVLRPGDKILKANGHSFLHMEHETAVSLLKNFPKTVDLVILRESTI
- the LOC127449388 gene encoding leucine-rich repeat-containing protein 7-like isoform X17, with amino-acid sequence MDNYSTLPLQCLEMTTKRKFIGRLVPCRCFRGEEEVISVLDYSHCSLQQVPKEIFSFERTLEELYLDANQIEELPKQLFNCQALKKLSMPDNDLSNLPTTIASLVNLKELDISKNGIQEFPDSIKCCKCLSVVEASVNPIAKLPDGFTQLLNLTQLFLNDAFLEYLPANFGRLSKLRILELRENHLKTMPKSIHRLSQLERLDLGSNEFSELPEVLEQIHSLKELWLDNNSLQTIPGSIGKLRQLRYLDLAKNRIESLDADISGCESLEDLLLSSNMLQQLPDSIGKLKKLTTLKVDDNQLTSMPNTIGSLSLLEEFDCSCNELESLPPTIGYLHNLRTFAADENFLAELPREIGNCRNVTVMSLRSNKLEFLPDEIGQMTKLRVLNLSDNRLKNLPFTFTKLKDLAALWLSDNQSKALIPLQTEAHPETKQRVLTNYMFPQQPRHDEDYQSDSDSFNPTLWEEQRQQRMTVAFEFEDKKEEEDNSGKVKVEINLKRYPTPYPEDLKNMVKSVQNLVGKTTHPLNTEKCSSGTNMELHSQDKYEPKWPMAPKEVTEREVKDFSKPPMSEQGAILNSAIDIPKRKDKEDLTESSEISLHRVVPKPQQPENTSLAVTSSSCFCLIDSMGGSPNDIRISDMRPTLVEPPMYKPKVVLLGKEKKESTDESEPEKIHCLNNSGSSATYSDYSPSQGSSGSSNPPGNVGNLQTSGKEGPSQTHWTNRLAQSFPKPIETKPLLSQRATPPSSTLQQRGERRPLSDTFDSWNDAPHYDNTGFVAEETPLNTPSSSAGNPMLGSKPRSASTAHGRRPLMRQERIVGVPLELDQSQHTFHTVRNTPETEVPPPSNPWQNWTRTPSPFEDRTAFPSKLEITPANSPNPDRKDFEQEIGALPSTFPSTRNWGFLDSTDSGMGRGHPNLFSHVQGGKEPNKGSTLVVSKSSERLSPMMKEVKAKFKKSQSIDEIDTGSYKVYSIPLDNYSSSIENQGSVDRADLPLPLEQSMSRSQSAPMLDDDLDGYGLNKSSQQQKPAIPKKVYHFDQSFNPQGAMDLMKGERRVPPPFPNTPEYVNQPGKMLPKELVSPRGYRGYSPMEQMFSFSQSTVTDDAVNSQLSGQPQCSRPGFLRRADSLVSSTEMALFRRVAENQELQLAEHYNRPQQIKSMLEQQNSLSTISDTQFHKRNGRYEEDYSSYQETKKPIMGYPTKSLTQRRPLSARSYSTETYGASQARPVSARPTMAALLEKMPSDYNHIACTEKSPEADMKLRPVPQKQEDISSKMPVDWRQQLLRHIEAKRLDRPGVHNSHQQQTMMMASANTAHRTARDQQYEGAINKVSIQQYQSPLPMPITTTSPRPQSARCFIQTKGQKSMDGFPEQLCVRIEKNPGLGFSISGGISGQGNPFKPSDMGIFVTRVQPDGPASNVLRPGDKILKANGHSFLHMEHETAVSLLKNFPKTVDLVILRESTI